A window from Thiosulfatimonas sediminis encodes these proteins:
- a CDS encoding class I SAM-dependent methyltransferase — MMEKTQQQILRHHGGDGDFARQMITQSYERRHDVDFWAFWNQQLAEPIVRGDVLMDLGAGIGQFVNDLALRYPENRVLGIEAAEYMLVAALDLPKNAHLLRGDLLAPQDWGVNGQVAAVMANMLLHELPQPVCLIKAVYQWLKPGGRWCIIDLVRQPLQSYLDHKFPANKLWQETMQNDEVATVFEHFLEHNRYHTEDLIYLLQSAGFVVLSQEPMGRMVRLVAEKPQ, encoded by the coding sequence ATGATGGAAAAAACACAACAACAAATTTTACGTCATCATGGCGGTGATGGTGATTTTGCTCGGCAGATGATTACCCAAAGCTATGAGCGTCGTCACGACGTGGATTTTTGGGCGTTTTGGAATCAACAGCTTGCCGAGCCGATTGTGCGCGGTGATGTGCTGATGGATTTGGGTGCGGGCATTGGCCAGTTTGTCAACGACTTGGCGTTGCGCTATCCGGAGAATCGTGTGTTGGGTATTGAGGCGGCAGAATATATGTTGGTCGCGGCTTTGGATTTGCCGAAAAACGCACATTTACTTCGTGGAGATTTACTTGCGCCACAAGATTGGGGGGTAAATGGTCAAGTGGCTGCCGTGATGGCGAATATGTTATTGCATGAATTACCGCAGCCGGTGTGTTTAATCAAAGCTGTGTATCAATGGCTTAAGCCAGGAGGTCGTTGGTGCATTATTGATTTGGTGCGTCAGCCCTTGCAAAGTTATCTGGATCATAAGTTTCCGGCCAACAAGCTATGGCAAGAAACTATGCAAAATGATGAAGTTGCTACGGTTTTTGAGCATTTTTTAGAGCATAATCGCTACCATACCGAAGATTTAATCTATCTACTGCAAAGTGCCGGGTTTGTCGTGCTTTCACAGGAGCCCATGGGCAGAATGGTGCGATTGGTGGCAGAAAAACCGCAGTGA